Part of the Phycisphaerales bacterium genome, GGACGACCTGAGCGACTCGGACTTCGAGCACATGAACAAGGTCGTGAATTGCATCAAGCGTCACACCAGCCAGCGGCCCGAGGGTGACGTTGAAGAGAGCGACTGGCGTTACTCGCTCATGAACTGGGGCCACGATCCGCTGAAGTCGTAGCGTTCGAAGACGTGGCAACGATTGGGCATACAGAAACGCGTGCCGCCTCTCGGTCGCACGCGTTCTTTCTCCCACCGCACTCGACCAGTGCTAGCAGTTGCACTGCTGCTTGAACTCTTCGATCTCCTTCTCGGCTTCTTCCTTGGACTTGCCGTAGCGTTCCTGGATCTTGCCGGCGAGCTGATCACGCTTGCCCTCGACCTGGTCGAGCTCGTCGTCGGTCAGCTTCCCCCACCGCTCTTTGGCCTTGCCTTTGAGCTGCTTCCAGTTTCCTTGCAGGGTGTCCTGATTCATCGGATACCTCCTGTAGCTTATTGCTCTGCGTCTCGGGGCGTGCTTACGCGGTCTTCTGGCCGGCGT contains:
- a CDS encoding CsbD family protein, whose translation is MNQDTLQGNWKQLKGKAKERWGKLTDDELDQVEGKRDQLAGKIQERYGKSKEEAEKEIEEFKQQCNC